One stretch of Tenacibaculum sp. MAR_2010_89 DNA includes these proteins:
- a CDS encoding endonuclease/exonuclease/phosphatase family protein has protein sequence MKRFLSFLLKLVLLLTVIFIIFFYWASSSTKEKSSYAELLQNEYSTIKDNDSIYSIVTYNIGYLSGMTNNRAVAKSKELFDTNLKKVIKEIKNVNPDIIAFQEIDYNASRSYEVNQEEEIAKLGYNYVARGVNWDERYLPFPYWPPSMHFGKVVSGQSILSKYPLKEYKRVVLERVSDNPFYRDAFYLDRLLQITKVVIEDKEVVLMNVHLEAFDKKTRGNQLQKVIQLFKKYSKTNPTILLGDFNSDPKYKNALIKQVFKIPNIGNAAFLDTKYEMTFDTKDPFERLDYIFYTKNTIEYIKGKVLKEFGQSSDHLPVEMSFKLR, from the coding sequence ATGAAACGCTTTTTATCCTTTCTTTTGAAGCTTGTATTACTATTAACTGTAATCTTTATAATTTTCTTTTATTGGGCATCTTCTTCAACAAAAGAGAAATCTAGTTATGCTGAATTGCTTCAAAACGAGTACTCTACAATAAAAGATAATGATTCTATATATAGTATTGTAACTTATAATATTGGATATTTAAGCGGAATGACAAATAATAGAGCAGTAGCTAAATCAAAAGAACTATTTGATACTAATTTGAAGAAAGTTATTAAGGAAATAAAAAATGTGAATCCAGATATTATAGCATTTCAAGAAATAGATTACAATGCTTCACGTTCATATGAAGTTAATCAAGAAGAAGAAATAGCAAAATTAGGATATAATTACGTAGCTAGAGGTGTTAATTGGGATGAACGCTATTTACCTTTTCCGTATTGGCCACCAAGCATGCATTTTGGAAAAGTAGTTTCTGGACAATCTATACTAAGCAAGTATCCATTAAAAGAATATAAAAGAGTTGTTTTAGAAAGGGTTTCTGATAACCCTTTTTATAGAGATGCTTTTTATTTAGATAGATTATTACAAATAACTAAAGTAGTTATTGAAGATAAAGAAGTGGTATTAATGAATGTACACTTAGAAGCTTTTGATAAAAAAACAAGAGGAAATCAATTACAAAAAGTAATACAATTATTTAAAAAATATTCTAAAACAAACCCAACAATTTTATTAGGTGATTTTAATAGTGATCCAAAATATAAAAATGCATTAATTAAACAAGTTTTTAAGATTCCAAATATTGGTAATGCTGCTTTTTTAGATACTAAATATGAAATGACTTTTGATACAAAAGATCCTTTTGAGCGATTAGACTACATTTTTTACACAAAAAACACGATAGAATATATAAAAGGAAAAGTATTGAAAGAATTTGGTCAATCGTCTGATCATCTGCCTGTTGAGATGAGTTTTAAACTGAGATAA
- a CDS encoding Rrf2 family transcriptional regulator, whose translation MLSKKTKYGIKAMTFIARQEPGSKVQIATISEKENISHKFLESILLTLRKAGILGAKKGKGGGYYLLKEAGTIKMTEVIRTLEGPIAMVPCVSLNYYEKCDDCPDEDACSVHKLMIQVRDNTLQVLRNTTLADLV comes from the coding sequence ATGCTTTCTAAAAAAACTAAATACGGAATAAAGGCGATGACTTTTATAGCTAGGCAAGAGCCTGGTAGTAAAGTACAAATAGCAACTATTTCAGAAAAAGAAAATATTTCTCATAAGTTTTTAGAAAGTATATTACTTACCTTACGTAAAGCTGGAATTTTAGGAGCAAAAAAAGGAAAGGGTGGTGGATATTATTTGCTAAAAGAAGCAGGTACTATTAAAATGACTGAAGTCATTAGAACTCTTGAAGGTCCTATAGCTATGGTTCCTTGTGTTAGTTTGAATTATTATGAAAAATGTGACGACTGCCCAGATGAGGATGCATGTTCAGTACATAAATTAATGATTCAAGTAAGAGATAACACCTTACAAGTATTACGTAATACTACACTTGCTGATCTTGTTTAG
- a CDS encoding O-acetylhomoserine aminocarboxypropyltransferase/cysteine synthase family protein — protein sequence MSTQKFATNALHAGHDVKQTGGTRAVPIYQTTSYVFNDSDHAANLFSLKELGFIYTRLNNPTNQILQDRLAAIEGGTGAVVFASGTAAISTGLLTLLKAGDHIVASSSLYGGTYNLLSVTLPRLGITTTFVDASNPENFEKAVQENTRAFFVESLGNPKLDVLDLRGISVYAKKAEVPFIVDNTVATPALLNPIEHGANIVIHSLTKYIGGQGNSLGGAIIDAGTFNWANGKFPEFTEPSAGYHGLVYHEALGVASYTFKLILEGLRDFGGALSPTNAFQIIQGLETLEVRIQKHSENALELAKWLENQEEVSWVNYPGLATSKYKSLSDLYLPKGQSGIVTFGLKGGYEAAKTVANTTKLFSLLANIGDTKSLIIHPASTTHQQLSEEAQENAGVTKDLIRLSVGIENIDDLQTDLKEAFTKIPQEDLV from the coding sequence ATGAGTACACAAAAATTTGCAACTAATGCGTTGCACGCAGGACATGATGTTAAACAAACAGGTGGAACAAGAGCTGTTCCTATTTATCAAACAACATCATATGTTTTTAATGATTCTGATCATGCAGCAAATCTATTTTCATTAAAAGAATTAGGATTTATTTATACACGTTTAAATAATCCAACAAATCAAATTTTACAAGATCGTCTAGCAGCTATTGAAGGCGGTACAGGAGCTGTTGTTTTTGCTTCAGGAACTGCAGCAATTTCAACAGGGTTATTAACTTTGTTAAAAGCAGGTGATCATATTGTAGCATCAAGTAGTTTATATGGAGGAACCTATAATTTATTAAGCGTTACATTACCAAGATTAGGAATTACAACTACATTTGTTGATGCTTCAAATCCTGAAAATTTTGAAAAAGCAGTACAAGAAAATACAAGAGCATTTTTTGTTGAATCATTGGGGAATCCAAAATTAGACGTATTAGACTTAAGAGGAATTTCTGTATATGCAAAAAAAGCAGAAGTCCCTTTTATTGTTGACAATACGGTAGCAACACCTGCATTATTAAATCCAATAGAACATGGAGCAAATATTGTAATTCATTCACTTACAAAATATATTGGAGGTCAAGGAAACTCTTTAGGAGGTGCAATTATTGATGCTGGAACTTTTAACTGGGCAAATGGAAAATTTCCTGAGTTTACTGAACCTTCAGCTGGTTACCATGGATTGGTATATCATGAAGCATTAGGAGTAGCATCTTATACATTTAAATTAATTTTAGAAGGATTACGAGATTTTGGAGGAGCATTAAGTCCAACAAATGCTTTTCAAATAATTCAAGGATTGGAAACATTAGAAGTTCGTATTCAAAAGCATAGCGAAAATGCTTTAGAGTTAGCTAAATGGTTAGAAAATCAAGAAGAAGTATCATGGGTAAACTATCCTGGTTTAGCAACTAGTAAATATAAATCATTATCAGATTTATATTTACCTAAAGGACAAAGTGGTATTGTAACTTTCGGATTAAAAGGAGGATATGAAGCGGCAAAAACAGTAGCAAATACTACAAAGTTATTTTCACTGTTAGCAAACATAGGAGACACTAAATCTTTAATTATCCATCCGGCAAGTACTACTCATCAGCAATTGAGTGAAGAAGCTCAAGAAAATGCAGGAGTAACAAAAGACTTAATTCGTTTATCAGTAGGGATAGAAAATATTGATGATTTACAAACTGATTTAAAAGAAGCTTTTACTAAAATTCCTCAAGAAGATTTAGTTTAA
- a CDS encoding sulfate adenylyltransferase subunit 1, which translates to MNVLKIATAGSVDDGKSTLIGRILYDTKSLTEDKLQAIEEKSKQRGFDYLDFSLATDGLVAEREQGITIDVAHIYFSTPKTSFIIADTPGHIEYTRNMVTGASNSQASIVLVDARNGVVEQTYRHFFINNLLRVKDVVIAINKMDLVDYSEEKFNQIKGEIEYLASKSEYQNQNLTFIPLSALKGDNVVESSDKMQWYKGEPLLNHLESLSSDNVNTSSQARFPIQSVIRPKTDEYHDFRGYAGKLYGGDLAVGDQVTILPSNTQSKVKSIQFFNHEYQEAKSGSSITVTLEDDVNISRGDMLVKSGEEPKVVKQIEATICWMDKQPLQVSEKYYIKHGVNDAQAKITDVSSLIHTDFSGEENSPNELSLNQIGNVTLKISKPLFVDKFQENKANGAFIVINPKTNNTAGVGFIK; encoded by the coding sequence ATGAACGTACTAAAAATAGCAACAGCAGGGAGTGTAGATGATGGTAAAAGTACTTTAATAGGACGTATTTTATACGATACGAAATCATTAACTGAAGATAAATTACAAGCGATAGAAGAAAAAAGTAAACAAAGAGGATTTGATTATTTAGATTTTTCATTAGCAACAGACGGTTTAGTAGCTGAACGTGAACAAGGAATTACTATTGATGTAGCACATATTTACTTTTCTACACCGAAAACGAGTTTTATTATTGCTGATACTCCTGGTCATATTGAGTATACTAGAAATATGGTAACTGGAGCATCAAATTCACAAGCTTCTATTGTTTTGGTAGATGCTAGAAATGGTGTTGTTGAACAAACGTATCGTCATTTCTTTATCAATAATTTATTAAGAGTAAAAGATGTTGTAATTGCTATTAATAAAATGGATTTGGTAGATTATTCTGAAGAGAAATTTAACCAAATAAAAGGTGAAATTGAGTATTTAGCAAGTAAAAGTGAATACCAAAATCAAAACTTAACTTTTATTCCTTTATCAGCTTTAAAAGGTGATAATGTGGTAGAATCATCAGATAAGATGCAGTGGTACAAAGGTGAACCTTTGTTAAATCATTTAGAAAGTTTAAGTTCTGATAATGTAAATACTAGTTCTCAAGCTCGTTTTCCTATACAAAGTGTTATAAGGCCAAAAACTGACGAATATCACGATTTTAGAGGGTATGCAGGTAAACTTTATGGAGGTGATTTAGCAGTAGGTGATCAAGTAACTATATTACCTTCTAATACGCAATCTAAAGTTAAAAGTATTCAGTTTTTTAATCATGAATATCAAGAAGCAAAAAGTGGTAGTTCAATAACTGTAACACTTGAAGATGATGTAAACATAAGTAGAGGAGATATGTTGGTTAAAAGTGGTGAAGAACCAAAAGTTGTAAAACAAATTGAAGCAACTATTTGTTGGATGGATAAACAACCACTTCAGGTATCAGAAAAATATTATATAAAGCATGGTGTAAATGATGCTCAAGCTAAAATAACAGATGTATCATCGTTAATTCATACTGATTTTTCAGGAGAAGAAAATTCACCAAATGAATTATCACTTAACCAAATTGGTAATGTTACTTTAAAAATAAGTAAGCCGCTTTTTGTTGATAAATTTCAAGAGAATAAAGCTAATGGTGCATTTATAGTTATTAATCCAAAAACAAACAACACAGCAGGTGTTGGTTTTATTAAGTAA
- a CDS encoding phosphoadenosine phosphosulfate reductase family protein, whose amino-acid sequence MSIETIDLAAINNQLKGKSPQEIVAWALSVATKPVVTTNFRPYEGAILHLVAALKKDVKVVWCDTGYNTPQTYKHAEELIANLKLNIHLYVPKQTVAHRDITLGLPTIEDPNHTVFTEQVKLEPFKRAMDEHNPDVWFTNLRKGQTAFRDSIDIVSKSKDGKLKISPFYNWSDNELDTYLEENNLPNEFKYFDPTKVESNRECGLHI is encoded by the coding sequence ATGAGTATAGAAACAATTGATTTAGCAGCAATAAATAACCAATTAAAAGGTAAGTCACCACAAGAAATTGTAGCATGGGCTTTGTCTGTGGCAACTAAACCAGTGGTAACAACAAACTTTAGACCGTATGAAGGTGCTATTCTACATTTAGTAGCAGCATTAAAAAAAGATGTAAAGGTGGTTTGGTGCGATACAGGTTACAATACTCCACAAACATATAAACATGCAGAAGAGTTAATAGCAAATTTAAAACTTAATATTCATTTGTATGTGCCTAAGCAAACCGTAGCTCATAGAGATATTACTTTAGGATTACCTACAATTGAAGATCCAAATCATACAGTTTTTACGGAACAAGTAAAGTTAGAGCCTTTTAAAAGAGCAATGGATGAGCATAATCCAGATGTTTGGTTTACTAATTTAAGAAAAGGTCAAACAGCTTTTAGAGATAGTATTGATATTGTATCAAAAAGTAAAGACGGAAAGTTAAAAATAAGTCCATTTTATAATTGGTCAGATAATGAGTTGGATACTTATTTGGAAGAAAATAATTTACCAAATGAATTCAAATATTTTGATCCAACTAAAGTAGAAAGTAATAGAGAGTGTGGTTTACATATATAA
- a CDS encoding LytTR family DNA-binding domain-containing protein: protein MKINAIIVEDEAISRDILRNYIGKYCPNVKLLGEASNIEDGYELIQKHELDLVFLDVEMPYGNAFDLLEKVGDRTFETIFVTAYDHYAIDALNNQASYYLLKPISIDELIKAVNHVTEIKEKEIALENEVLTPKEITKSGKITIPQLDGFEVIDVNDILFCKADDNYTEIYFANTKKLVSKTLKHFEEILKEYTFARVHKSYLVNVNAIVKYKKGKGGSIVVSNGKEITVSSTKKANLLSYFK from the coding sequence GTAGAGATATACTTAGAAATTATATAGGAAAGTATTGTCCAAATGTAAAGCTATTAGGAGAAGCAAGCAATATTGAAGACGGGTATGAACTAATTCAGAAGCATGAGTTAGATTTAGTGTTTTTAGATGTTGAAATGCCATATGGAAATGCTTTTGACTTGTTAGAAAAAGTTGGAGATAGAACCTTTGAAACTATTTTTGTAACTGCCTATGATCATTATGCAATAGATGCATTAAATAATCAAGCTTCTTATTATTTATTAAAGCCTATATCAATAGATGAATTGATAAAGGCAGTAAATCATGTTACAGAAATAAAAGAAAAAGAGATAGCACTTGAAAATGAAGTATTGACTCCTAAAGAAATTACTAAATCTGGGAAAATTACAATTCCACAGTTAGACGGTTTTGAAGTAATAGATGTAAATGATATTCTTTTTTGTAAAGCTGATGATAATTATACAGAAATATATTTTGCAAACACAAAAAAATTAGTAAGCAAAACATTAAAACATTTTGAAGAAATATTAAAAGAATACACATTTGCTAGAGTACATAAATCGTATTTGGTAAACGTAAATGCTATTGTAAAATATAAAAAAGGTAAAGGAGGGAGTATTGTTGTTTCTAATGGAAAAGAAATAACAGTATCATCAACAAAAAAAGCAAACTTATTATCATATTTTAAATAA
- a CDS encoding gamma carbonic anhydrase family protein, producing MKIIKPVNGKYPQIPDDCYVAENATIVGDVQIGKECSVWFNAVIRGDVHYIKMGNKVNIQDGAVIHATYQKSPTTIGNNVSIGHNAIVHGCTIHDNVLVGMGSIIMDDCVVESNSIIAAGAVVTKNTRVESGSIYAGVPAKKVKDISEELISGEIDRIANNYVKYSGWFKE from the coding sequence ATGAAAATTATAAAACCAGTAAACGGAAAATATCCACAGATACCTGATGATTGTTATGTGGCAGAGAATGCTACTATAGTTGGAGATGTACAAATAGGTAAAGAATGTAGTGTGTGGTTTAATGCGGTAATTCGTGGAGATGTACACTATATAAAAATGGGAAATAAAGTGAACATACAAGACGGAGCAGTAATTCACGCGACTTATCAAAAATCACCAACAACTATTGGTAATAATGTATCAATAGGTCATAATGCTATAGTTCATGGATGCACAATTCATGATAATGTTTTGGTAGGAATGGGGAGTATTATCATGGATGACTGTGTAGTAGAATCAAATTCAATTATTGCTGCTGGAGCAGTTGTTACAAAAAACACAAGAGTTGAAAGTGGAAGTATTTATGCAGGGGTACCAGCTAAAAAAGTAAAAGATATTTCAGAAGAGCTTATTTCTGGAGAAATAGATAGGATAGCAAATAATTACGTAAAGTATTCTGGATGGTTTAAAGAATAA
- the thrA gene encoding bifunctional aspartate kinase/homoserine dehydrogenase I, with product MKEKLNHLTIFSCITDSGAQFTNLPLSYQLFGKKLGTAPVILINHALTGNSNVAGKEGWWKELVGNERVIDTNVYTILCFNIPGNGFDDFLIDDYKSFVARDIAKIFLEGLKLLKIEKLFALIGGSLGGGIAWEMVVLNPKITEHFIPVATDWKSTDWLIANCQIQEQFLVNSSNPVHDARMHAMLCYRTPESFKKRFQRSKNEELQIFNVESWLLHHGKKLQERYQLASYKLMNQLLKTIDVTKGKKGSNVLETIEGDIHIVGVDSDLFFTAEENRETHKELALVNSNVTYNEINSDHGHDAFLMEHDQLEKIIEPIFNKNSKNKKMKILKFGGKSLSNEGIHNVVSIIEQKINEGEKVAVVVSARGNATDTLEELLVKASKNETYLEQLEAFKYEQSQITPLVDFSKEFTRLEKLFEGVSLLGDFSDKIKDEVLAQGELLSIKTVAELLEQKGINTKATDARGLLKTDKNLGNAQTVLDVSKENVKKHFKEFNGTTVNIVTGFIASNTKNETTTLGRNGSNYTASLLANYLDAEELQNYTHVDGIFTANPDLVEDAKKIEELSFSEANELANFGANILHAKTIIPLLEKNINLRILNTFNPEDKGTLITAKSSSKGIKSLSVLDKVALLNFEGRGLLGKVGVDARIFKALSSQDISVSIISQGSSERGIGLVVDKDKSEEAVKVLEQEFESDLLSKDVNQISIIDDVSVISIIGQDLSEFHHPYNALIKNQIVPLLFNNTITGKNVSLVVKKEELHKAVNVIHGQVFGVAKKINIAVFGKGLVGGTLIDQILESAKAILDRRKVQLNVFAIANSKKVVLTKTGVTKNWEKELENSENNLQTVDAVIAYAKKHHLENLIAVDNTASKGFIDNYIPLVEAGFDLVSSNKIANTVSYDFYKKLRKTLDINKKNYLYETNVGAGLPLIDTIKLLHDSGENITRIRGVFSGSLSYLFNKFSSEKVEFSEVLQEAIDSGFTEPDPREDLCGNDVARKLLILARELDLENEFDDITIENLIPKEFRKISSEEFLSSLEKLSPIFQKLKEEQEENHVLRYIGDLYGDLSQTKGKLDVKLVSVPVSSPLGSLKGSDAIFEIYTESYGEQPIVIQGAGAGAKVTARGVFGDILRLTKSNN from the coding sequence ATTAAAGAAAAATTAAATCACCTAACTATTTTTAGTTGTATTACAGATAGTGGTGCTCAGTTTACTAATTTACCGTTAAGTTATCAGTTGTTTGGTAAAAAACTGGGTACTGCTCCTGTGATTTTAATAAACCATGCGCTAACAGGAAACAGCAATGTAGCCGGAAAAGAGGGATGGTGGAAAGAATTAGTTGGAAATGAAAGAGTAATAGATACCAATGTGTATACGATACTTTGTTTCAATATACCAGGAAACGGATTTGATGATTTTTTAATTGACGATTATAAAAGTTTTGTAGCTCGTGATATAGCTAAAATATTTTTAGAGGGATTAAAATTATTAAAAATAGAAAAGCTTTTTGCTTTAATAGGAGGTTCTTTAGGAGGTGGAATAGCATGGGAAATGGTAGTTTTAAATCCTAAAATAACTGAGCATTTTATACCTGTAGCTACAGATTGGAAATCAACCGATTGGTTAATTGCTAATTGTCAAATACAAGAGCAGTTTTTAGTAAATTCTAGTAACCCTGTTCATGATGCTCGTATGCATGCAATGTTATGCTATCGTACACCAGAATCTTTTAAAAAACGTTTTCAACGATCTAAAAATGAAGAACTACAAATTTTTAATGTAGAAAGTTGGTTACTTCACCATGGAAAAAAATTACAAGAGCGTTATCAGTTAGCTTCTTATAAATTGATGAATCAATTGTTAAAAACAATTGATGTAACCAAAGGTAAAAAAGGAAGTAATGTATTAGAAACGATTGAAGGAGATATTCATATTGTTGGTGTAGATTCTGATTTGTTTTTCACTGCGGAAGAAAATAGAGAAACACATAAAGAGTTAGCATTAGTAAATTCAAATGTAACCTATAACGAAATAAATTCTGATCATGGACATGATGCATTTTTGATGGAACATGATCAATTAGAAAAAATTATTGAACCAATATTCAATAAAAATTCAAAAAATAAAAAAATGAAAATTTTAAAATTTGGAGGAAAATCTTTATCTAACGAAGGGATACATAATGTAGTATCTATTATAGAGCAAAAGATTAATGAAGGAGAAAAGGTGGCTGTTGTAGTTTCTGCAAGAGGGAACGCAACAGATACATTAGAAGAGCTATTAGTTAAGGCATCAAAAAATGAAACATATTTAGAACAACTAGAAGCATTTAAATATGAACAGTCACAAATTACACCATTAGTTGATTTTTCAAAAGAGTTTACTAGGTTAGAAAAACTATTTGAAGGAGTAAGTTTATTAGGAGATTTTAGTGATAAAATAAAGGATGAAGTTTTAGCACAAGGAGAATTATTGTCTATAAAAACAGTAGCTGAGTTACTAGAACAAAAAGGAATTAACACTAAAGCTACTGATGCTAGAGGATTATTAAAGACTGATAAAAATTTGGGTAATGCTCAAACAGTTCTTGATGTTTCAAAAGAAAATGTAAAAAAACATTTCAAAGAATTTAATGGAACTACCGTTAATATAGTAACAGGGTTTATAGCTTCTAATACAAAAAATGAAACAACAACACTGGGTAGAAATGGAAGTAATTATACAGCTTCGCTCTTAGCAAATTATTTAGATGCTGAAGAATTGCAAAACTATACTCATGTTGATGGAATATTTACAGCAAACCCAGATTTAGTAGAAGATGCAAAAAAAATAGAAGAGTTATCTTTTTCTGAAGCAAATGAATTAGCCAATTTTGGGGCAAACATTTTACATGCAAAAACAATTATTCCATTGTTAGAGAAAAATATAAATCTACGTATTTTAAATACATTTAACCCTGAAGATAAAGGAACTTTAATCACAGCTAAATCAAGTTCTAAGGGTATTAAATCATTATCTGTATTAGATAAAGTAGCTTTACTAAACTTTGAAGGAAGAGGTTTATTGGGTAAGGTAGGTGTTGATGCTCGTATTTTTAAAGCATTAAGTAGCCAGGATATAAGTGTTAGTATTATTTCGCAAGGATCTTCTGAAAGAGGCATTGGATTAGTAGTTGATAAGGATAAATCAGAAGAGGCAGTTAAAGTATTAGAGCAAGAATTTGAAAGTGATTTATTATCTAAAGACGTGAATCAAATATCTATTATTGATGATGTTTCAGTAATTTCAATAATAGGACAAGATTTGAGTGAATTTCATCACCCTTATAATGCCTTGATTAAAAATCAAATTGTTCCTTTATTATTTAATAATACAATTACGGGTAAAAATGTTAGTCTAGTAGTTAAAAAAGAAGAATTACATAAAGCAGTTAATGTAATTCATGGACAAGTTTTTGGAGTTGCAAAAAAGATAAATATAGCAGTATTTGGAAAAGGATTGGTTGGTGGAACGTTAATAGATCAAATTTTAGAGAGTGCTAAAGCTATTTTAGATAGACGTAAAGTTCAATTAAATGTTTTTGCTATAGCAAACTCCAAAAAAGTAGTATTAACAAAAACTGGAGTTACCAAAAATTGGGAAAAAGAGTTAGAAAATAGTGAGAACAATTTACAAACTGTAGATGCTGTAATAGCTTATGCTAAGAAACATCATTTAGAAAACTTAATAGCAGTAGATAATACAGCTAGTAAAGGTTTTATAGATAATTATATTCCACTAGTAGAAGCTGGTTTTGACTTAGTTTCGTCAAATAAAATTGCAAATACTGTATCATATGATTTTTATAAAAAGTTACGAAAAACACTAGATATTAATAAGAAAAATTATTTATATGAAACGAATGTAGGAGCAGGATTACCTTTAATTGATACTATAAAGTTACTGCATGATTCTGGAGAGAATATAACAAGAATTAGAGGTGTTTTTTCGGGTTCATTAAGTTATTTGTTTAATAAGTTTTCATCTGAAAAGGTAGAGTTTTCAGAGGTGTTACAAGAAGCTATAGATAGTGGATTTACCGAGCCAGATCCAAGAGAGGATTTATGTGGAAATGATGTGGCAAGAAAATTATTAATCTTAGCTAGGGAATTAGATTTAGAAAATGAATTTGATGATATTACAATAGAGAATTTAATTCCTAAAGAATTCAGAAAAATATCATCTGAAGAGTTTTTGTCAAGCTTAGAAAAATTAAGCCCTATTTTTCAAAAATTAAAAGAGGAACAAGAAGAAAATCATGTGTTAAGATACATAGGTGATTTATATGGAGATTTATCACAAACAAAAGGAAAGTTAGATGTAAAATTAGTTTCTGTACCTGTTAGTTCTCCTTTAGGAAGTTTAAAAGGATCTGATGCTATTTTTGAAATTTACACAGAATCTTATGGAGAACAACCTATTGTAATTCAAGGAGCAGGTGCTGGTGCAAAAGTAACTGCAAGAGGAGTATTTGGAGATATTCTACGATTGACAAAAAGCAATAACTAG
- a CDS encoding PLP-dependent aspartate aminotransferase family protein, whose protein sequence is MSKKFETQAIRTQTERSQFSEHSTPLYLTSSFVFDDAEDMRASFAEEKEKNLYSRFSNPNTTEFVNKVVAMEGAEAGYAFATGMAAVFSTFGALLNAGDHIVSCRSVFGSTHSLFTKYLPKWNIETSYFKISEPEKIESLIKSNTKVLYAETPTNPAVDILDLEILGAIAKKHNLLLIIDNCFATPYLQNPIKFGADLVIHSATKLIDGQGRVLGGITVGKADLIREIYLFSRNTGPAMSPFNAWVLSKSLETLAIRVEKHCENALKVAQFLEKESKVNLVKYPFLKSHPQYETAKKQMRLGGNIVAFEIKGGIEAGRKFLNNIKMCSLSANLGDTRTIVTHPASTTHSKLSIEDRLEVGITDGLVRCSIGLENVEDVINDLNQALNN, encoded by the coding sequence ATGAGTAAAAAATTTGAAACACAAGCTATTCGTACACAAACAGAACGATCGCAATTTTCTGAACATTCAACACCTTTATACCTAACATCAAGTTTTGTATTTGATGATGCTGAAGATATGAGAGCTTCTTTTGCTGAAGAAAAAGAAAAAAATTTATATAGTAGATTCTCTAACCCAAATACAACTGAGTTTGTAAATAAAGTGGTTGCAATGGAAGGTGCTGAAGCTGGTTATGCTTTTGCAACAGGAATGGCAGCTGTGTTTTCAACTTTTGGAGCTTTATTAAATGCTGGTGACCATATTGTTTCATGCAGGTCAGTATTTGGATCAACTCATAGTTTGTTTACTAAGTATTTACCTAAATGGAATATTGAAACCAGTTATTTTAAAATTTCTGAACCTGAAAAAATTGAAAGTTTAATTAAATCAAACACTAAGGTTTTATATGCGGAAACTCCAACAAATCCTGCTGTAGATATTTTAGATCTTGAAATACTTGGTGCTATAGCTAAAAAGCATAACTTATTGTTAATCATTGATAATTGTTTTGCAACACCTTATTTGCAAAATCCAATCAAGTTTGGAGCAGATTTAGTTATTCATTCAGCAACAAAATTAATAGACGGGCAAGGAAGAGTTTTAGGTGGTATTACAGTTGGTAAAGCTGATTTGATTAGAGAAATTTATCTTTTTTCAAGAAATACTGGGCCGGCAATGTCTCCATTTAATGCTTGGGTGTTGTCAAAAAGTTTAGAAACATTGGCTATAAGAGTTGAAAAACATTGCGAAAATGCGTTAAAAGTAGCTCAGTTTTTAGAAAAAGAATCAAAAGTAAACTTAGTAAAATATCCTTTTTTAAAATCACACCCTCAATATGAAACAGCCAAGAAGCAAATGCGTTTAGGAGGAAATATTGTAGCTTTTGAAATTAAAGGTGGAATTGAAGCCGGAAGAAAATTTTTGAATAATATAAAAATGTGTTCATTATCAGCGAATTTAGGAGATACGAGGACGATAGTTACACATCCAGCTTCAACAACACATAGTAAATTAAGTATAGAAGATAGGTTAGAAGTTGGTATTACTGACGGTTTGGTACGATGTTCTATTGGTTTAGAAAATGTAGAAGATGTTATTAATGATTTAAATCAAGCATTAAATAATTAG
- a CDS encoding DUF2061 domain-containing protein, which yields MIVEQIIENKANFNADKRSEKPIRSIVKSISWRVVGTIDTILISWVITGEVKTAFSIGAIELGTKMILYFFHERAWNNIKWGKK from the coding sequence ATGATTGTAGAACAAATAATAGAAAATAAAGCAAATTTTAACGCAGATAAGCGTTCAGAAAAGCCTATAAGAAGTATAGTTAAATCAATTAGTTGGCGAGTAGTTGGAACGATTGATACCATTCTTATTTCTTGGGTAATAACTGGAGAGGTGAAAACAGCTTTTTCTATAGGAGCGATTGAATTAGGAACAAAAATGATATTGTATTTTTTTCATGAAAGAGCTTGGAATAATATTAAATGGGGTAAAAAATGA